A single window of Lutzomyia longipalpis isolate SR_M1_2022 chromosome 1, ASM2433408v1 DNA harbors:
- the LOC129787755 gene encoding RING finger and transmembrane domain-containing protein 2 — protein sequence MSDAGQNFYVNRGTNAQETAIDVDAGSTGAEDTRPTEGRRLTNTFRLPPSSPIAIMTTNWRELTHMIHSSFLAQQSRTMNNFSTWLPTSGGPTAVRSTGTTTHSPSSDSFVINLDGASGNQQGMAEAQQQAINPPPDSPAAQEMRPLNPQHHHHHHHHTHARDDPPEGPAAEALAQMPETRAFLLTLSRYMPYVCILLAKSCYDHIDGILDCFALFITFSHANWVVRQEVAKKQNKRILALLRELIYIILAIAIVGFMLERKNIYISLMFATSFSEPFGLRNLLFSVGITDLILKLITVGVKILITLLPPSVLEYKGRGRVYLMAEAVSQLYRALAPIQPWLVFLLDSYTSYERIAGVILAAAYMAAKGSDLLQRAKFVKRSFIKLLQNVSFGVTPSKEQQQTAGGVCPICHDFYTNPILLECNHIFCESCVGTWFDREQTCPLCRAKVVEDPSWKDGATTFFVQFY from the coding sequence ATGTCGGATGCAGGGcagaatttttatgtgaatcgAGGAACGAACGCCCAGGAGACAGCAATTGACGTCGATGCAGGAAGTACTGGTGCAGAGGATACGCGCCCAACAGAGGGAAGACGCCTGACGAATACCTTTAGACTTCCACCATCATCTCCCATTGCCATTATGACGACCAATTGGCGTGAACTCACGCACATGATACACTCATCCTTCCTGGCACAGCAGTCGAGAACGATGAATAATTTTAGTACTTGGCTACCAACAAGTGGAGGCCCCACAGCTGTACGCAGCACCGGCACTACAACGCACTCACCCAGCTCAGATAGTTTTGTGATAAATCTCGATGGAGCATCGGGGAATCAGCAGGGAATGGCTGAAGCGCAGCAGCAAGCAATTAATCCTCCACCTGACTCCCCAGCAGCACAGGAGATGAGGCCACTAAACCCGCAAcatcaccatcatcatcatcatcacaccCATGCAAGGGATGATCCTCCCGAGGGACCTGCAGCGGAAGCATTGGCACAGATGCCAGAGACAAGGGCATTCCTATTGACACTCAGCAGATATATGCCCTATGTATGCATTCTCCTGGCTAAATCCTGCTATGACCACATCGATGGTATTCTCGATTGCTTTGCCCTCTTCATCACATTCTCCCACGCAAATTGGGTGGTACGCCAGGAGGTGGCAAAGAAGCAAAATAAGCGCATCCTTGCCCTTCTCCGGGAGCTGATTTACATCATTCTGGCCATTGCAATTGTGGGATTTATGCTTGAGCGGAAAAACATCTACATAAGTCTCATGTTTGCTACGTCCTTCAGTGAACCCTTTGGCCTCAGGAATCTCCTCTTCTCCGTCGGCATTACTGATCTCATACTCAAACTAATAACTGTGGGTGTGAAGATCCTCATTACGCTCCTCCCGCCGTCTGTGTTGGAGTACAAAGGTCGTGGACGGGTGTACCTCATGGCGGAAGCTGTATCACAACTCTATCGTGCCCTGGCACCCATTCAACCATGGTTGGTCTTTCTCCTTGACTCCTACACGTCATACGAGAGGATTGCGGGTGTTATCCTCGCAGCCGCGTACATGGCAGCCAAGGGTAGTGATCTCCTGCAGCGGGCAAAATTCGTTAAACGCTCCTTCATCAAGCTCCTCCAGAATGTCAGCTTCGGCGTGACACCGTCTAAGGAGCAACAACAAACAGCTGGTGGGGTATGCCCCATTTGTCATGACTTCTACACGAATCCCATTCTCTTGGAGTGCAATCATATCTTTTGCGAATCCTGCGTGGGCACGTGGTTCGACAGAGAGCAAACATGCCCCCTCTGCAGGGCCAAAGTCGTCGAGGACCCTTCATGGAAGGATGGCGCCACGACGTTCTTCGTTCAATTCTACTGA
- the LOC129787758 gene encoding ADP-ribosylation factor-like protein 6-interacting protein 4 produces MDIPGGSGAGWSVKKHKKHKHKDHKKHKRRSSSSSSSSSSSDSSSGRKYTKEQKKVLKEQKKMQKKMRKAAKKAGTNYDIPINLMDNTARAPETREQWEARQNVIRRVVDPVTGRERLIRGEGEILEEIVSRDRHREINRQATASDGAYFQSNTIGWKLN; encoded by the coding sequence ATGGACATCCCAGGTGGGTCAGGTGCAGGATGGAGTGTGAAGAAGCACAAAAAGCACAAGCACAAGGATCACAAGAAGCACAAGCGGAGATCATCGAGTTCCAGCAGTTCAAGTTCATCCAGTGATTCATCATCTGGAAGGAAATACACAAAGGAACAGAAGAAGGTGCTCAAGGAGCAGAAGAAGATGCAGAAGAAAATGCGAAAGGCTGCAAAAAAGGCAGGAACAAACTACGATATTCCCattaatttgatggataaCACCGCAAGGGCTCCGGAAACCCGGGAGCAGTGGGAAGCGCGGCAGAATGTCATCCGGAGGGTTGTGGATCCCGTCACGGGGAGAGAACGACTCATTCGTGGCGAAGGGGAGATTCTCGAGGAGATTGTCAGTCGCGACAGGCATCGGGAGATCAATAGGCAGGCAACAGCATCCGATGGAGCCTACTTCCAATCCAACACAATTGGATGGAAGCTCAATTGA
- the LOC129787760 gene encoding ER membrane protein complex subunit 6 — translation MATSRVKTRETKTGEIIAYSESAIRNNASAVEYCRTSMAALSGSTAGILGLTGIIGFLFYLFAVFGLWFLLLSKSGTNWQKYFISRRSLLTNGFMGGLCTYVLFWTFLYGMVHVY, via the exons ATGGCGACAAGCAGGGTTAAGACGAGGGAGACCAAAACGGGAGAAATAATTGCCTACAGTGAGTCTGCAATAAGGAATAATGCCTCAGCAGTGGAGTATTGTCGAACCTCTATGGCTGCCCTATCCGGAAGTACAGCAG GAATTCTTGGCCTTACAGGGATAATTGGTTTCCTTTTCTACCTATTTGCCGTCTTTGGGCTGTGGTTCCTTCTTCTATCTAAATCCGGAACTAATTGGCAGAAATATTTCATCAGCAGAAGGAGTCTTCTCACAAATGGCTTCATGGGAGGACTCTGTACGTATGTTTTGTTCTGGACCTTCCTCTATGGCATGGTCCACGTctactaa
- the LOC129787754 gene encoding uncharacterized protein LOC129787754, whose product MPNTNVENLFGSWMARNEGRAGSSSPKYTPFNSRHNSPASSSPSTSPLSTSPPSTLRRSYSSTFTLIPEDRAVDEPIRFQDTTYQTESHGLFFRLLLWWPIFLLKIFQMIFRRVSGFVWNPFRIAAPTFWISAGLWIFWKLLGFPLTFFKWILIRLHTPSAERNRRKRTVLISGGSTIQTLHLARNFYTAGSRVVVFEFEGLFGLARFSTAVSKFYTVPSPVPDSPHEYVAALCEIVEKEKPSFYIPVCTTSAAHYDALAKPHLELLGCLSFIPGAQEVTVLDDIMELMVKCRANGIALPPHRIVQSKEDLFRLYDIGWLSGFRNIIISAGPMGILERNKFILPSNRRDLRLTHEISEQRPWMVIRDLPGSHYITCTTIKESRVVANVTCLVNSDTKSLVPECNEEVEKWLKDFFNKIRFQRPINAHISFRLVKCDLSGNLLPMGTRIGVSLPYICYTGVHPRVLWKPCPHFSRQNSGPLVQEGGRYWMHEAVINTLRHPSVDAVGKLIGTVLDKREALFVFWDPLPYCAYYHFQLPFNSVKQFLQKRQASRHTATTMTAPVH is encoded by the coding sequence ATGCCAAATACGaacgttgaaaatttatttggttCCTGGATGGCACGCAATGAAGGACGGGCAGGATCTTCCAGCCCAAAGTACACACCATTTAATTCTCGTCACAACTCCCCAGCATCCTCATCGCCATCCACGTCGCCACTGTCCACATCACCACCTTCAACATTGCGACGTAGCTACTCGAGCACCTTCACGCTAATCCCTGAGGATCGTGCTGTGGATGAACCCATAAGATTTCAGGATACAACATATCAAACGGAATCCCATGGACTCTTCTTTCGTCTACTCCTGTGGTGGCCAATTTTCCTCCTCAAAATCTTCCAAATGATCTTTCGACGTGTTTCTGGATTCGTGTGGAATCCTTTTCGCATTGCAGCTCCGACTTTTTGGATATCAGCTGGATTGTGGATTTTTTGGAAGCTCCTGGGTTTCCCGTTGACCTTCTTCAAGTGGATCCTCATTCGCCTGCACACACCATCCGCTGAGAGGAATCGCCGAAAGCGCACAGTGCTAATAAGTGGTGGAAGCACCATCCAGACACTCCATCTTGCAAGGAATTTCTACACAGCTGGATCTCGTGTGgttgtttttgaatttgaaggaCTCTTCGGTTTAGCCAGATTCTCCACGGCCGTGAGTAAATTCTACACTGTTCCATCACCGGTTCCTGATTCACCACATGAATACGTGGCAGCTCTGTGTGAGATTGTTGAGAAGGAAAAGCCATCCTTTTACATTCCCGTGTGTACAACGAGTGCTGCACACTACGATGCTCTGGCAAAGCCTCATTTGGAACTTCTGGGATGTTTATCCTTCATCCCGGGAGCACAGGAAGTGACGGTACTCGATGATATAATGGAGCTTATGGTGAAATGTCGTGCAAATGGAATAGCTCTACCACCCCATCGGATTGTTCAGAGTAAGGAGGATCTTTTCCGCCTGTATGACATTGGATGGTTGTCTGGGTTTAGGAATATCATCATCTCAGCCGGCCCAATGGGGATATTGGAGcgcaataaattcatattgCCCAGCAACAGACGCGACTTGAGGCTCACGCATGAGATTAGTGAACAACGTCCTTGGATGGTGATCCGTGATCTACCCGGATCGCACTACATCACGTGCACGACAATCAAGGAATCGCGAGTAGTGGCAAATGTGACGTGCCTCGTGAATTCAGACACAAAAAGTCTCGTCCCGGAATGCAATGAGGAGGTGGAGAAGTGGCTCAAggatttcttcaataaaatccGCTTCCAACGTCCTATAAATGCACACATTAGCTTCAGGCTTGTTAAGTGTGACCTCAGTGGGAATCTTCTGCCAATGGGAACCCGCATTGGGGTGTCTCTGCCGTATATTTGCTACACTGGTGTACATCCTCGTGTACTATGGAAGCCCTGCCCGCATTTTTCACGACAAAATTCGGGACCTCTTGTCCAGGAGGGTGGCAGGTATTGGATGCATGAGGCAGTTATCAATACACTACGTCACCCATCCGTGGATGCAGTGGGGAAACTTATTGGTACAGTACTGGATAAGCGAGAGGCTTTGTTTGTCTTTTGGGATCCACTCCCCTATTGTGCGTACTACCACTTCCAGTTGCCCTTCAACTCGGTTAAGCAATTCCTGCAGAAGAGGCAAGCATCGAGACACACAGCAACCACAATGACGGCACCAGTTCATTAA
- the LOC129787757 gene encoding WD repeat-containing protein 91 has translation MAHVQYVDGLIREYMLFRGFSNSLKAFDTELKNDKDKSFRVDKIIDKITHSINIQDLAALREIWAHLDGILFTKLEHSYTVAVKKLESGILKLYLVTAFSANKLEKITEFFSKLAPELQNQPEWKEWFLFPFCKNPDEHSVFGVCFTKQWQDTLIISLHNFLATIFQCMPQPTLIRAETEASMIKKLQDENASLRSRLQALSIASPQAASSSGASTSHQSRISAFTDQKSYDSNRQRASGSSQTAKGGTSQNPLNDVVPFDIPPPTHIIDDFYIIAQETLNLGQSADIQAKGFKSLIRNMNIGTGGSPVMGRKDDRNKKRSGSVGSRTWMHRE, from the exons ATGGCTCACGTGCAATACGTCGATGGGCTGATACGGGAGTACATGCTCTTCCGGGGATTTTCAAATTCCCTCAAAGCATTCGATACGGAGCTGAAGAATGACAAAGACAAAAGCTTCCGTGTGGACAAAATAATCGATAAAATCACCCATTCAATAAATATCCAAGATCTCGCTGCTCTACGAGAGATCTGGGCACATCTGGATGGTATCCTGTTCACAAAACTCGAGCACTCCTACACAGTGGCTGTCAAGAAGCTGGAATCTGGGATACTGAAGCTGTACCTCGTCACAGCGTTCAGTGCCAATAAGCTGGAGAAGATCACGGAGTTCTTTAGTAAATTAGCTCCTGAACTACAGAATCAACCCGAATGGAAGGAATGGTTCT tATTTCCATTCTGCAAGAATCCAGATGAACATTCCGTTTTTGGGGTTTGCTTCACAAAGCAGTGGCAGGATACCCTTATAATTTCCCTCCATAACTTCCTGGCCACAATATTCCAGTGTATGCCACAGCCAACGCTTATTCGTGCAGAAACGGAAGCATCAATGATAAAGAAGTTGCAGGATGAGAATGCCTCGCTAAGGAGTCGCCTGCAGGCACTCTCCATAGCCAGTCCACAAGCAGCATCCTCATCTGGGGCTTCAACATCCCATCAATCACGCATTTCAGCTTTCACGGACCAGAAAAGCTACGATTCCAACAGACAGAGAGCATCAGGATCCTCCCAAACGGCTAAAGGGGGCACTTCGCAGAATCCCCTCAATGATGTCGTGCCCTTTGACATTCCCCCACCAACTCACATAATCGATGACTTCTACATCATTGCCCAGGAGACGCTAAATCTCGGCCAGAGTGCTGACATCCAAGCCAAAGGGTTCAAGTCCCTCATTCGCAACATGAACATCGGTACCGGAGGTAGCCCCGTAATGGGACGAAAGGATGATAGGAACAAAAAGAGATCCGGAAGTGTGGGCAGCCGTACGTGGATGCACAGGGAATAG